In Deinococcus sp. QL22, the following are encoded in one genomic region:
- the modA gene encoding molybdate ABC transporter substrate-binding protein has protein sequence MTSISRRLALIALLLTVGRTDAANLTVFAAASLTDAFTELGRAFDTTSGHKTTFQFAGSQLLRTQLENGAKADVYASANDAQFAPLVTKGLVQTGQPFVRNRLMVIAPRGNPAVQTLTDLAKPGVKLVLADKTVPVGDYTRRMLTAIDQAATYGKDFSARVLKNVVSEEPNVRQVALKIQLGQGDAAVVYVTDVTPALKPSVRIIALPTRFNQSASYPLGVVKGSASPEAAQAFVAYVLSAKGQSILKKWGFQPPK, from the coding sequence ATGACATCCATTTCTCGACGCCTTGCCCTAATCGCCCTGTTGCTGACTGTGGGCCGCACCGACGCCGCCAACCTCACCGTCTTTGCCGCCGCCTCATTGACCGACGCCTTCACAGAGCTGGGCCGGGCCTTTGATACCACTTCAGGGCACAAGACCACGTTCCAATTCGCGGGGTCTCAACTGCTGCGCACCCAACTGGAAAACGGTGCGAAGGCCGACGTGTATGCCAGTGCAAACGACGCCCAGTTCGCGCCGCTGGTCACCAAGGGCCTGGTGCAGACCGGTCAACCTTTCGTTCGCAACCGGTTGATGGTGATTGCTCCAAGGGGCAATCCAGCAGTCCAAACCCTGACGGATCTCGCCAAACCTGGTGTGAAGTTGGTGCTGGCCGATAAAACCGTTCCTGTCGGTGACTACACCCGCCGTATGCTGACGGCCATTGATCAAGCCGCAACCTACGGCAAAGACTTTTCTGCTCGCGTCCTGAAGAATGTCGTGAGCGAGGAGCCGAACGTGCGTCAGGTGGCGCTCAAGATTCAATTGGGTCAGGGAGACGCTGCCGTGGTGTATGTCACGGACGTCACCCCCGCTTTAAAACCTTCGGTGCGGATCATTGCGTTGCCGACCCGTTTTAATCAGAGTGCAAGTTACCCGCTGGGGGTGGTGAAGGGGAGCGCGAGTCCAGAGGCAGCTCAGGCGTTCGTGGCGTATGTGTTGTCGGCCAAGGGGCAGAGCATCTTGAAGAAGTGGGGCTTTCAGCCTCCGAAGTAA
- a CDS encoding M23 family metallopeptidase, with amino-acid sequence MTSPAFWPTLDTPTTRYTVQPSCGWLDPAYYAALGSVHPAIDLNAVTGGNTDLGDPVHGADSGRVVATMWDAYIGGIVEILHGDGSISGYWHLRDIHVKVGQLVRGGDLIGQIGKGAKLDMAAHLHFYVKRAGVNLPANYWPSTHHKNRTACEAFVRAHYHHPVEWLQARAANRTLASLQAMHGAPTRVLVNDVEITGQLVQRPEHDLSIDARTETVRVYLNSREPTLVIPALPPGVIH; translated from the coding sequence ATGACCTCACCCGCCTTCTGGCCCACACTGGATACCCCCACGACCCGCTACACCGTGCAGCCCAGTTGTGGCTGGCTCGATCCTGCCTATTACGCCGCCCTGGGCTCCGTTCATCCTGCTATAGACCTCAATGCCGTCACCGGCGGCAACACCGATCTGGGCGACCCGGTGCACGGCGCGGATTCAGGCCGCGTGGTGGCCACCATGTGGGATGCCTACATCGGCGGCATCGTGGAGATCCTGCACGGCGACGGCAGCATTTCCGGGTACTGGCACCTGCGGGACATTCACGTCAAGGTGGGCCAACTGGTCAGGGGCGGCGACCTGATTGGGCAGATCGGCAAGGGCGCGAAGCTGGACATGGCCGCGCACCTGCACTTCTACGTCAAACGCGCAGGCGTGAACCTGCCCGCCAACTATTGGCCCAGCACGCACCACAAGAACCGGACAGCCTGCGAAGCCTTTGTGCGCGCCCATTACCACCATCCCGTGGAGTGGTTGCAAGCACGGGCAGCCAACCGCACGCTGGCCTCGCTGCAGGCCATGCACGGTGCGCCGACCCGTGTGCTGGTCAACGACGTGGAGATTACCGGGCAACTGGTACAGCGTCCCGAACACGACCTGAGCATCGACGCCCGCACGGAAACCGTGCGCGTGTACCTGAACAGCCGTGAGCCGACGCTGGTCATTCCCGCCCTGCCCCCCGGCGTCATTCACTGA
- a CDS encoding metallophosphoesterase: protein MNVSRRTVLLGGVGLGALGATSVKEAYGYKLTSHQHLLPGLRTPLRAVQLTDLHYGPFIRAASLNNWVDTTLALRPDVVLITGDFVDRHLLDSTAPLLQTLSRLTAPLGVWGVWGNHDYDYFGSEARRLGTPLPVTRETFRTALEGVGIRILRNAGTALREDLYLAGVDDLSRGDTQVQQALTQMPTTGAVLLMSHNPDVLENVPQQVTLTVCGHTHGGQVRLPFLGPLKSSSQLGFTEGWVFGPAAGYVSRGLGVTGAPVRLNCPAELVVFNFEPE, encoded by the coding sequence GTGAATGTTTCCCGGCGAACCGTACTGTTAGGTGGAGTAGGCCTTGGCGCTTTAGGCGCCACTTCAGTCAAAGAAGCCTATGGGTATAAGCTCACCTCCCACCAACACCTGTTGCCGGGCCTCCGCACGCCACTCCGGGCCGTGCAGCTCACCGACCTGCATTACGGGCCATTCATTCGCGCGGCCTCCTTGAACAATTGGGTCGACACCACCCTCGCCCTTCGCCCGGATGTCGTGCTGATCACAGGCGACTTCGTGGATCGTCATCTGCTGGATTCCACTGCACCTCTCCTGCAAACACTCAGCCGATTGACTGCACCTTTGGGCGTCTGGGGGGTCTGGGGCAACCACGACTATGACTATTTCGGCTCTGAAGCCCGCCGCCTCGGCACTCCCCTGCCCGTGACGCGGGAGACATTCCGAACCGCTCTTGAAGGGGTGGGCATCCGCATCCTGAGGAATGCGGGCACGGCTCTTCGAGAAGACCTCTATTTAGCCGGGGTGGATGATTTGAGTCGGGGCGACACGCAAGTCCAACAGGCCTTGACCCAGATGCCGACCACCGGAGCCGTGCTGCTGATGAGCCATAACCCCGACGTGCTGGAGAACGTGCCGCAGCAGGTGACGCTGACGGTGTGCGGTCACACGCACGGGGGCCAAGTGCGGCTGCCCTTCCTGGGCCCTCTAAAATCCAGTAGTCAGCTGGGTTTCACTGAGGGGTGGGTGTTTGGGCCCGCCGCCGGCTATGTGTCGCGGGGCCTGGGTGTGACGGGAGCACCCGTGCGATTGAACTGTCCCGCCGAACTGGTGGTCTTCAACTTTGAGCCTGAATGA
- a CDS encoding PPC domain-containing protein translates to MNNPLILTSKTPPDGLSISVTADFGGLAGLTLGVVSGAPLTVTVNGDPLSPPYLLTAGDILTLIRTDTSTQASVIAAWTEDSYPAVTVISEPISFPFQLGNYEGRSYSLPLPSGANGLSIRLSGGRGDVDMDIRRPDNTRIQNLNGDQSGNVETLFEFQVPAGTYTVNLVGTAELNTAMMTVDYDPFGALPDPVTLTATAIPQALTLPVGATYVEFAKAEGEQLEISYDAGANYQASGTNAFSYTLDAALAAGVRIREISGQTGGVTYRTYVP, encoded by the coding sequence ATGAACAATCCCCTGATCCTCACCAGCAAGACGCCACCGGACGGTCTGAGCATTTCGGTCACCGCAGACTTCGGGGGCCTCGCGGGCCTGACCCTGGGCGTGGTGAGCGGTGCGCCCCTGACCGTGACGGTGAACGGCGACCCGCTCAGCCCGCCCTACCTGCTGACCGCTGGCGACATCCTGACGCTGATCCGCACGGATACCAGCACTCAGGCCAGCGTGATCGCGGCTTGGACAGAGGACAGTTACCCCGCCGTGACGGTCATCTCCGAGCCCATCTCCTTCCCCTTCCAACTGGGCAACTATGAAGGACGCAGTTACAGCCTGCCGCTTCCAAGTGGTGCCAATGGCCTGAGCATCCGGCTTTCTGGTGGGCGCGGCGATGTGGACATGGACATTCGGCGACCCGACAACACGCGCATTCAGAACCTGAACGGGGATCAGTCCGGCAACGTTGAGACCTTGTTTGAGTTCCAAGTTCCGGCGGGAACCTACACGGTCAATCTGGTCGGCACGGCGGAACTCAATACGGCCATGATGACCGTGGATTACGACCCGTTTGGGGCGTTGCCTGACCCCGTGACCCTCACCGCCACCGCCATACCGCAAGCCCTGACCCTCCCTGTCGGGGCGACTTACGTGGAATTTGCCAAAGCGGAAGGGGAGCAGCTGGAGATCAGCTACGACGCCGGGGCAAATTATCAGGCCAGCGGCACCAACGCGTTTTCCTACACGCTCGACGCGGCGCTTGCAGCAGGTGTGCGGATCAGAGAGATCAGCGGTCAAACGGGCGGCGTTACGTACCGCACCTATGTGCCTTAA
- a CDS encoding phage tail tape measure protein, whose translation MAEYQDRATLDISDVLRKADLVEARLAKAFAVKTGQAIQAPTLKVDTQVSRQLSETDAQIKRLGQTVKSTRDAWQTQALTDDETIAASRRLRNELLKLATAEDANIDSVLRATSAAASAQRTMDQARGTVTKGGFAFNASAGIIDSLSKLGGPAGAAAGTVGQFVIDGLARSMNRGKSQLADESESLSNEIVDALKKKLKIQSPSKVMEEIGGYIMEGLIGGFKSKRELLLIAVRDVASDIPSAFHATGNTLDGADLAAPILTGLSEGLVNIPELFQKAFGGAGQAAAEGVAEVSAETVNVTPAFEGLAAGFEKASTKLAEFPAAAKPAAAAVGDAAEAADEAGDSAQEAGNGFEQLSGFLAVAGTAVTVFTAAVALAVPKAAEFQEGLAAIGTESDLTEQQLTELGAGLLRISGQVGQSSQELVKASYDVVGAGVRGADTVAKINKLTEVSAKAASAGLTDVKTSADIITSALNSYGFSAENAEHVSDVLFKTTAVGKISFNQLGKTMGEIFPKAKTLGVSLEELSASAAALTSSGVPAEQAMTGIGAALDNVLKPSADAVELSKELGLSFNAAALQSQGWSMFLDEIRAKTGGNVELMGRLFSSSEAVNAIFGLTGTEGAPRFKKALDEVTNSAGATDEAFQKQAATFKFAQKQYAAASEAFQIEFGLRFLPLLTKLTKGAAHLITKFDELGQNGVVQFALVTGGVGLAALGVAKLATALKSAAAASALLQGVTAAGGLKAFLTAPAAAVNGLTKVAAFIPGRFLPQLAGANGALANVVTKLGVFGQAGLVAGAAFAGWKIGEWIGKLKLFGDETTTLNDKIQDFLAVTVYRADPALIKQAREDEEALQQKALATKGVTDATIDSGAAERKAAEAVQKAADKRAALLEVIRQQTISLKELTKELGDRKVKLELEGKTEFQRDLGELGATFEALREKFKAPFYVNGALDLKNPKLQAGFSALDAQQGAEAGALVQRELDKQGMHVSSMNGTCRPLKRAC comes from the coding sequence ATGGCGGAGTATCAAGACCGGGCCACCCTCGATATCTCCGACGTGCTTAGAAAAGCAGACCTCGTTGAAGCTCGATTGGCCAAAGCGTTCGCTGTTAAGACTGGTCAGGCCATTCAAGCCCCCACCCTGAAAGTCGACACCCAAGTGTCGCGCCAGCTCAGCGAGACCGATGCTCAAATCAAACGCTTGGGACAGACGGTGAAAAGCACCCGTGACGCGTGGCAAACGCAGGCCCTGACCGATGATGAAACCATCGCGGCTTCCCGAAGACTTCGCAATGAATTGCTAAAGCTGGCCACTGCCGAAGACGCCAACATCGACAGCGTGCTGCGGGCCACCAGTGCGGCCGCCTCAGCCCAGCGGACGATGGATCAAGCGCGAGGGACGGTCACCAAGGGCGGCTTTGCCTTCAATGCCTCTGCTGGGATTATTGATTCCCTGAGCAAGCTGGGTGGCCCAGCAGGTGCAGCAGCGGGTACGGTGGGCCAGTTCGTGATCGACGGCCTCGCCCGCTCCATGAACCGGGGTAAGAGCCAACTGGCCGACGAAAGCGAGTCCCTGTCCAACGAAATCGTTGATGCTCTGAAGAAGAAGCTGAAGATCCAGAGCCCCTCCAAAGTCATGGAAGAAATCGGCGGCTACATCATGGAAGGGCTGATCGGCGGTTTTAAAAGCAAGCGTGAACTGCTGCTGATCGCCGTGCGCGATGTGGCCAGCGACATTCCAAGTGCATTTCATGCCACTGGAAACACGCTGGACGGTGCAGACCTCGCAGCGCCGATCCTCACCGGCCTGTCGGAAGGGCTGGTCAACATCCCCGAGCTGTTTCAAAAGGCCTTTGGTGGTGCGGGCCAAGCGGCTGCTGAAGGCGTCGCAGAGGTGTCAGCCGAGACGGTCAACGTCACGCCAGCGTTCGAGGGACTGGCCGCTGGATTCGAGAAGGCGAGCACCAAATTGGCTGAATTCCCAGCAGCAGCCAAACCTGCTGCTGCTGCCGTAGGGGACGCGGCGGAGGCGGCAGATGAGGCTGGCGATTCTGCCCAGGAAGCGGGCAACGGCTTCGAGCAATTGTCTGGCTTTCTGGCGGTGGCAGGCACAGCCGTCACCGTTTTTACGGCTGCTGTCGCATTGGCGGTGCCGAAAGCAGCTGAGTTTCAGGAAGGCTTGGCAGCCATCGGGACTGAAAGCGATCTCACCGAACAACAGCTCACTGAGCTGGGTGCAGGCCTGCTGCGGATCAGCGGACAAGTGGGCCAGAGTTCACAAGAACTCGTCAAAGCCAGCTATGACGTTGTCGGCGCAGGAGTCCGTGGGGCCGATACGGTTGCCAAAATCAACAAACTCACTGAAGTCAGTGCGAAGGCGGCCAGCGCTGGGCTGACCGATGTGAAAACGTCTGCGGACATCATCACCTCGGCGCTCAATTCTTACGGCTTTTCGGCAGAGAACGCTGAGCACGTCAGTGACGTCTTGTTTAAGACCACCGCTGTGGGCAAGATCAGCTTCAATCAACTCGGCAAAACCATGGGGGAAATCTTCCCTAAGGCCAAGACCCTTGGCGTGTCTTTGGAAGAATTGTCTGCCAGTGCAGCGGCGCTCACCTCCAGTGGTGTCCCCGCTGAGCAGGCCATGACGGGGATCGGCGCGGCGCTCGACAATGTACTGAAACCCAGTGCAGACGCCGTAGAACTGTCGAAAGAACTTGGCTTGAGCTTTAATGCGGCTGCGTTGCAATCCCAAGGCTGGTCTATGTTTCTAGACGAAATCCGGGCCAAGACGGGCGGCAACGTCGAGTTGATGGGCCGCTTGTTCAGCAGCTCGGAAGCCGTCAACGCCATCTTTGGTCTAACCGGAACGGAGGGTGCGCCCCGCTTCAAAAAAGCGCTGGATGAAGTGACCAATTCGGCAGGCGCAACAGACGAAGCCTTCCAAAAACAGGCAGCCACCTTCAAGTTTGCTCAGAAGCAATACGCCGCCGCCAGTGAAGCCTTCCAGATCGAATTTGGCCTCAGATTCCTTCCCCTGTTGACAAAGCTCACCAAGGGTGCGGCTCACCTCATCACGAAATTTGACGAGTTGGGGCAAAACGGCGTGGTGCAGTTTGCGCTGGTGACCGGGGGCGTGGGGTTGGCTGCGCTCGGCGTGGCAAAGCTAGCGACAGCGCTGAAAAGTGCGGCAGCCGCTTCAGCCTTGCTGCAGGGCGTGACGGCTGCGGGCGGATTGAAAGCCTTCTTAACCGCGCCCGCAGCCGCTGTCAACGGCTTGACCAAGGTTGCCGCCTTCATCCCTGGCAGATTCCTACCTCAATTGGCAGGGGCAAACGGGGCACTGGCCAACGTCGTCACGAAATTGGGCGTCTTCGGTCAAGCGGGACTCGTGGCCGGAGCTGCCTTTGCAGGTTGGAAAATTGGGGAGTGGATCGGCAAACTCAAGCTATTTGGGGATGAAACCACCACGCTGAACGATAAAATTCAAGACTTTTTGGCGGTCACTGTTTACAGGGCCGACCCTGCCCTGATCAAGCAAGCCCGCGAAGACGAAGAAGCCTTGCAGCAAAAAGCACTCGCCACCAAGGGAGTCACCGACGCCACGATTGACAGTGGTGCAGCAGAGCGGAAGGCAGCGGAGGCGGTTCAGAAAGCTGCAGACAAACGGGCTGCCCTCCTGGAAGTCATTCGTCAGCAGACCATTTCTCTCAAAGAATTGACCAAAGAACTGGGAGACCGCAAGGTCAAATTGGAATTGGAGGGCAAGACTGAATTTCAACGGGATTTGGGTGAATTGGGGGCGACTTTTGAAGCCCTCCGCGAAAAGTTCAAGGCTCCGTTTTACGTAAACGGCGCACTTGACCTCAAGAATCCCAAGCTCCAAGCCGGGTTTTCAGCATTAGATGCTCAGCAAGGCGCGGAAGCCGGGGCCTTGGTTCAGCGTGAACTGGACAAGCAGGGGATGCACGTCTCCAGCATGAACGGGACGTGCAGGCCGCTCAAACGAGCTTGCTGA
- a CDS encoding DinB family protein, whose protein sequence is METKSFYHYLTQARRRLWHSLRSLTDEELSKAVIPTEGARCIKDFLAHIPMVEDGWFRGDLLSETLVMDRMGREQPTSDDAYWHHQAESLDALLAYWEAVETETLNRWDDLMAVVAQNPRVQVNEDRIETLSADEVMWHVMQHEVRHTAHIVQMIRLLGHQPPSLDLVFLTAQ, encoded by the coding sequence ATGGAGACCAAATCGTTCTACCACTACCTCACACAAGCCCGCCGCCGCCTCTGGCACAGCCTGCGTTCCCTGACGGATGAAGAGCTCTCCAAAGCCGTCATCCCGACCGAAGGAGCACGCTGTATTAAAGATTTCCTGGCGCATATCCCGATGGTCGAAGACGGTTGGTTTCGGGGTGACCTGCTGAGCGAGACGCTCGTGATGGACCGGATGGGCCGAGAACAACCCACCTCCGATGACGCCTATTGGCACCATCAAGCCGAGTCCCTGGATGCACTGCTTGCCTATTGGGAAGCCGTTGAGACGGAGACACTGAATCGCTGGGACGACCTCATGGCGGTTGTGGCGCAAAACCCCCGGGTGCAGGTGAATGAAGACCGGATTGAAACCCTCTCGGCAGATGAAGTGATGTGGCATGTCATGCAGCACGAGGTGCGGCACACGGCCCACATTGTTCAAATGATCCGCCTACTGGGACATCAGCCTCCCTCCCTGGATCTGGTGTTTCTCACCGCGCAGTGA
- a CDS encoding dienelactone hydrolase family protein, whose translation MSEILLFHHAQGLTPGLLAFADDLRQAGHIVHTPDLYHGQTFDKLDDGIAYAKQLGFGDIAERGVKVADGLPHDLVYAGFSLGVSPAQQLVQTRPGARGALFFHACFPAAEFGTGWPEDVPVQVHAMEDDPFFEEDAEAARALVDTAPKGQLFLYPGDQHLFSDRSLESYDAAATSALQQRVLHFLREL comes from the coding sequence ATGAGTGAAATCCTCCTCTTCCATCATGCCCAAGGGTTGACCCCTGGCCTTCTCGCTTTTGCAGACGACTTACGCCAAGCCGGGCATATTGTCCATACCCCGGATCTCTACCATGGGCAAACCTTTGACAAGCTGGACGACGGGATTGCTTACGCCAAGCAACTCGGTTTCGGTGACATCGCGGAACGCGGTGTCAAGGTAGCCGATGGCTTACCCCATGACCTCGTCTATGCTGGATTTTCACTTGGTGTTTCGCCAGCACAACAATTGGTGCAGACCCGGCCAGGAGCGAGAGGTGCACTGTTCTTCCATGCTTGCTTTCCCGCTGCTGAGTTTGGTACGGGATGGCCTGAGGATGTCCCCGTTCAAGTCCATGCCATGGAGGACGACCCCTTCTTTGAAGAGGATGCTGAAGCCGCCAGAGCGTTGGTAGACACGGCGCCGAAAGGACAACTCTTTCTGTACCCCGGTGATCAGCACCTCTTTTCAGATCGTAGTTTGGAGTCCTATGACGCCGCGGCAACTTCCGCGCTCCAGCAGCGTGTCCTTCATTTCCTCCGAGAGCTCTGA
- a CDS encoding DUF5565 family protein, translated as MKKIVSLFQRNYEGDRLVRDEVVPGAEWVMAGEGTATRKVDGTSCLVRDGRLYKRYDARVGKTTPEGFEAAQEPDPQTGHWPGWLPVGEGPEDRYHREGWANTPGLAEGTYELVGPKVQGNPEGFDQHLLVQHGAELLPEVPRDFEGLKAYLEPLHIEGVVWHHPDGRMVKIKRKDFFKSAKRASNPAQTAEQLRAK; from the coding sequence ATGAAAAAGATTGTCAGTCTGTTCCAACGGAATTACGAGGGCGACCGCCTCGTTCGGGACGAAGTGGTGCCAGGTGCTGAATGGGTTATGGCGGGCGAAGGGACCGCGACGCGGAAGGTAGACGGCACGTCCTGCCTGGTACGTGATGGCCGTCTGTATAAGCGGTATGACGCGCGGGTGGGAAAAACGACCCCAGAAGGCTTTGAGGCAGCACAGGAGCCTGATCCGCAGACGGGCCATTGGCCGGGCTGGCTGCCGGTGGGTGAAGGCCCTGAGGACCGCTACCACCGAGAAGGTTGGGCCAACACGCCGGGCCTTGCGGAGGGGACGTACGAGCTTGTCGGTCCAAAGGTGCAAGGGAACCCAGAGGGGTTTGACCAGCATCTGCTCGTGCAGCATGGTGCTGAACTTCTGCCTGAAGTCCCTAGGGATTTCGAAGGGCTGAAAGCGTACTTGGAGCCCCTGCACATCGAGGGCGTCGTCTGGCATCACCCAGACGGACGGATGGTGAAGATCAAGCGCAAAGACTTTTTTAAGTCAGCCAAGCGCGCCTCTAACCCGGCCCAAACAGCTGAGCAGCTCAGAGCGAAATGA